The genomic segment TCGATGTCGTCGACCATCGCGTCTTTGGTGCTCTGATCGGACGGACTCATTTCGGTTTCGAGCCGCAGACGCGCGAGCGGAGTGCGCAGATCGTGCGAAATACCTGCGAGCATCAGAGCGCGGTCGGCCTCGAGTTGTTCGAGGTCCTGCACCATCTGGTTGAAGCTTCGGTTGGTCTCAGCGGCCACGCCCATGCCCCGTTCGGGCAGCAGTTCCGGCGATTGACCCGAGCCGACCTTGCGTGCGGCCATCGCTAGCCGCGCAAACGGACGGTTCACGAGACTCGTGATAAACGCCGCCCCGAATAGCGACAGCGCCAAAGCGAACACGCCCCAGCCGGCCCATTGCAGACCGGTCGCGTTGTCGAGCTGATCGCGATCGAGCGCGACCCAGTAATCGTCGTCGTCGATCTTGAAGCTGATCCAGACACCGTTGATGTCGTTCACGCTCTGCGCGATGACGGTGTCGTCGCCGAGGCGCCCACGAATGTCGTGTTCGATCAGGCGATTCAGCGACTCGTCGGGCTGGAGCTTGTATTTGTCGTTAGCTTCACGCGGATACACCCGCACGCCTTCGTTACTCTCCAGATCCTGCAGCAGCGCGCGCCGCAGATCCGGGTCGGAATAAAGGAGCGCGGTGCGCGTAAGCTTGACGATGGCGACGAGCTGAAGCGCCACGCGCTGTGCGCGCGGCTCGCGTTCGATCACGCGAAAGCTCTGGAACCAGGCGGCGAGACTGACTGCGATCAGCAATGCGATCAACAGAAAGGTCCGCCAGAAAAGGCCGCCGAACGCGAGCGTCAGGAGGCGCCGGTCGATCCGCATGGGCCCTTCTTATTTGAGATCAAAGACAGCAACTATTTTGCACGAGGCCAGAGCGGGTGCCGAAGCGCTGGCTCTGGCCGACGCGATGCGTGATACCCGGGTAAGGGGAAAGCGCCAACTCGGGTCGACGCTTTGCATGGGACCCGAGTAAGCGCTAAAGCGCCAACTCGGGTCGACACATGAGGTGAGTGCAAACTCAGGCCGCACCGTCGGGGATGAAGACGTAGCCCAGACCCCACACGGTCTGAATGAAGCGCGGGCTGCCCGGGTCCGGTTCGATCAGCTTGCGCAGACGCGAGATCTGCACATCGAGACTGCGGTCGAACACTTCGTACTCACGGCCGCGCGCAAGCTCCATCAGCTTTTCGCGCGACAGCGGCTGACGCGGATGACGCGCGAAGACCTTGAGCACGGAAAACTCGCCCGTGGTCAGCGGAATTTCCTGGCCGGCCTTGGTGAGCGTGCGGGTAGCGAGATTGAGCGCGAATTCGCCGAACTCGAACACCTCGGTGGTTTCAGACGGTGCACCCGGCAATTCGGACGGCGACTGGCGGCGCAGCACCGCGTGAATTCGCGCGACCAGTTCGCGCGGATTGAATGGCTTGGGCAGATAGTCGTCGGCACCCATTTCGAGCCCGACAATACGATCGACATCTTCACCCTTGGCCGTCAGCATGATGATCGGCGTGCGGTCGTTGCTGCCGCGCAGACGGCGGCAGATCGACAGGCCGTCTTCGCCTGGCAGCATCAGATCGAGCACCAGCAGGTCGAAGCGCTCACGCACCCACAGCTTGTTCATGGACGGCGCGTTTTCGGCAACGTAGACATTGAAGCCCTGTTCGCCGAGGTAACGGCGCAGCAGATCGCGCAGGCGCGGATCGTCGTCGACGACGAGGATTTTCGAAGGGTTTTTGGTTTCCATGGTCGGCATCTTAGCGCGATTAGAAAGTGGTGCGCGGTCGCATCATTTCTGGGGTTACAGTCAGTTACAAAATTTACCCGGACTGTGGCACGACGTAAAGCAGGGGCAGGTAGACTCCTTTACTGAATGCGGCTGTTCGGTGGATACTTCACTCGACTAACACTCTCGCACCCGGCTCGTTACCGGGGTCTGTATACGCATTTGAGGTAGCCGGTTGCCGCGCCACGAAGGGAACAACATGAAGGGAGGGGTTTGGCCAAATGTGCGCCTGAGCGTCATTGCACTGGCAGTAGCCGGTACGCTCGCAGGCTCACTGGTACCCACGCTCGCCCATGCCCAGCCTTCCGCCGACAGAGCTGCGAGTGAGCGCGCGCCTAGATCAGGCAACCCGCGTTCAAGCCGCCACAATCTGAATAGCGACGAACGTCCTGCATCAGACGCAATGTTGCGCACGGCAGTTCCCCCCGATCTTGATCAACGTCGTCGTGATGGTCATATGACGCCCGACGAACGACGTCTATTGCGGCAGCATATCGAAGATGCTGTCCGTGAGCTCTACAAGCGGTAGCTATTTCCGTGCCTGACACCGGGCACATCACTCGCGCACCTTCTTCGCGTGAGACATCCTGTTTCAACTCCATAGTCAACTTTCCCGCGCAGCCTGCCGTTGAGGCGTTAGAGCAATACTTGTATTGCCGCGTCAACGCGTCTTTGCGTGGCGTCATGCTGCGAGGAGGTAGTCGATGAAACTGCGGGCGCACGGTAATCGCGGGCGATGGTTTGTAGTCTCTGCCATGGTGTCGAATGTCGCCTTGGGCGCAGCGTTGCCTCGCGATTCGTCGGTTTCAGCCGCGCAGCAAGGGGCAACTTCAACTGCGCATGTGAGGCATCGACCGGTAGCGAGGACGGCCGCCACGTCGTCAGCTACGGCCAGCGAGCAGACCATCCTCGATGCCGATGATGCGCGCTTTTTCCTCACGCGAATCGGCTTTGAGCCAGATCGCACCGAGGCTGCGCAATACGTCGGACTTACCCGGCAGCAGGCCGTCGACAAGGTGTTCGCGACAGCGCGAACCGAAGCCGTCACGCCATCTCCCGACTGGGTGTTCGAACCCATCCCGACACGAGAAGCGCGCCAGACGTGGACTGTCGATCAGCGTCGCGACGAGCAAAGTCTGCGTAGACAGCGTTACGAACTATTACGCGCGTGGTGGGTTCGCGAGATGTTGGCGACGCCTTCGCCGCTCACCGAGCGTATGACGCTGTTCTGGCATAACCACTTCACGTCCGCGCAGGACAAGGTTCCGTATCCGCAGCAGATGGCGCAGCAAAACATGCTGTTGCGCCGCGACGCGCTGGGAAATTTCGCAGACTTGCTGCACGAAGTCGCGAAAGATCCGGCAATGCTGCATTACCTCGACGGAGCAAGCAATCGCAAGGGCCGGCCCAACGAGAATTTCGCGCGCGAAGTGATGGAACTGTTCACGCTGGGCGAAGGCCCTTACACGCAGCGCGATGTGTCAGAGGCGGCGCGCGCTTATACGGGCTGGAGCCTCGATCCCGACACGCAGGCTTACGTGTGGCGCGCGAATCAGCACGACGACGGCGATAAAACCGTGCTCGGCCAAACCGGTCGGTTCGATGGCGATCAGGTGCTGGACATCCTGCTCGCACGTCCGGAAACGGCCACTTTCGTGACCACGAAGCTATGGCGCGAATTCGTCTCCGAAACGCCTGACCCCGCTCGCATCGCGCCGATCGCCGAGCAGTTTCGCGCCAGCCATTACGAGATCGCGGTCGCACTGCGCGGACTATTTCTGAGCGACGCATTCTGGGACGACAGCAATCGCGGCGTCCTCGTGAAATCGCCGGCGGAGTTCGTGGTCGGGACCTTGCGGGCGTTCGATGTTGGCTACGACAGTACCGGCGCCTTCGCCGCGCAGATGCGCGTGCTCGGCGAGAACCTGTTCGCTGCGCCGAACGTCAAAGGATGGCCGGGCGGCACGACCTGGATCAATAGCTCGACGCTGCTTGCACGCAAGCAATTCGTCGAGCAACTGTTTCGCGCGACCGAAGCCGCGCCGATGCGCACGGGGCAGCCGGGTCGCCCTGCGAACGCGACATTCGCGGCGAGCGGCGCAGCCGCCGCCATGCAGACGAGTCCGCCGATGCAACGCGTCATGGCAACAGCAAAAAGCGCGCGAGGTGGCGTACGCTTTGACGTCGACACATGGCTCGCGCCGTACAACACTGCGCCTGCTGCGAGGCCCGGGTTGTCGGCCGAGCTTCAGTTGCAGCATGCAGTCCTGCCGTTCACGCCGGTGGACGCAATCGAAACGGATTCGACCGCGAGCGCCTACCTGGAAGCATTGCTGATGGACCCGGCTTATCAGTTGAAATAATCCCGGTCGTTACAAGAAAAACGAGGTACAGGATGAATCGACGTAGCTTTCTTTCGACGAGCGCAGCTGCCGGCGCAACGCTATGGTTGCCCCGGGCGTTCGGCGCGCAGACGGCGTTGGCGGATGGGGCTTCGGCCAACGGCTACGACAACCTGCTGATCCTCGTCGAACTGAAAGGCGGCAACGACGGCTTGAACACTGTGATCCCGTTTGCCGATCCCGCGTATTACGAATTGCGCCGGAACATCGGCATCAAACGCGGGCAGGCGATTCAACTCGACGAGCGCACCGCGCTGCATCCGTCGCTGCTGCCGCTGATGCCGCTATGGCAAAGCGGGCAACTGGCGATCGTGCAGGGCGTCAGCTACGCGCAGCCGAACCTGTCGCACTTTCGTTCGATCGAGATATGGGACACCGCGTCGCGCTCCGACCAATATTTACGTGAGGGCTGGCTGACGCGAACGTTTGCGCAGGCGCCCGTGCCCACCGGTTTTGCCGCAGACGGCGTGGTGATCGGCAGCGCTGAAATGGGGCCGTTCGCGAATGGCGCGCGCGCGATCGCGCTGGTCAACCCAACCCAGTTCATCAAGTCGTCGAGACTTGCCACGCCCGTGTCTCTGCATGAACGCAACCCCGAGTTGGCCCATATTCTCGACGTCGAAAACGACATCGTGAAAGCGGCCGACCGGCTGCGTCCCACGCAAAATAATGTGCAGTTAAAAACCGTGTTTCCCGGTGGAGCGTTCGGCAATTCGATCAAAACGGCGATGCAGGTGCTGGCTGCCGGTGACACCCCGCAAGCGCAACCGCGAAGCGGGCAGGGCGTCGCCGTGATCCGTCTGACGCTGAATGGCTTCGACACGCATCAGAATCAGCCGGGGCAGCAGGCCGCGTTGCTCAAGCAGTTTGCGGACGGATTCGCGGCGATGAAGTCGGCGCTCGTCGAGCTTGGCCGCTGGAACGAGACGCTGGTGATGACATACGCAGAGTTCGGGCGACGTCCGCGTGAGAATCAGAGTCAAGGCACCGATCACGGTACCGTCGCGCCGCAATTCGTCATGGGCGGGCGCGTGCGAGGCGGTTTGCACGGCGTCGCGCCGGTACTCGCGCGGCTCGACGGGAACGGTAATTTGCCGGTCGGGGTGGATTTTCGGCAGCTCTATGCGACGGTGCTTGGGCCCTGGTGGGGGCTGGATGCGTCGGAGATTTTGCAGCAGAGGTTTGAGCCGTTGCCGTTGTTGCGGGTGTGACGAGGTGAGGGGCGGCACTGGTTGTCGTGTGCGAGTTGCAGCAAAACATTCTCGACGCGCAGCGGCCGTTATCCCACCGTTGCGAACGCGTCTATTTCGCCCGCCACGCAATCCATAGTTTGCGGATCGGCGTCAACGCAATCCGCTGATGCAAAACCTTATAGCCGTCGCGCTCGATTTCATCCAGCAGCGCCAACGCCAACGCGGCCAGCGCAAGCAGCGTCCGCTGCGAACGACGCTCGCCACGGGGTATTGCGTCAAGCGCCGTATGCAACGCCGTGCGCGCTCGAGTGGTCTCGAAGCGCATTAGCTCGGTGAACGCGTCGGAATATTTTCGGTTGATCAGATCGGCGGCAGTGACGTTATAGCGCTGCATTTCGTCGATCGGAATATAGATGCGCCCGTGCCGCGCATCATTTCCGGTTTCGGCGACGCATTGCGCAAGCAGCAGCGCATCGCCCAGCGGCGCGGCCCAGTCGGACGAATGCTCGGCGTCTTTCGCCGTGACGCGCGCGACCAGCGCCGCGAACGTGCCTCCAACGCTTGCCACATAGCGCTTCAGATTCGGATAGTCGAGGTAGCGCGCCTGGTCGAGGTCCATTTCGAAGCCGGAAAGCAACGCCTGCAACTCCGGATATTCCGCTTTCGCGTCGGGCAGATAGGCCTCCAGCGCCTTGGCAACCGGATGCGATGGCGAGCCCGAAGCCAGCGCGGCGATCTCGTTTTGCCACCACGCGAGCTTGGTGCGACCGATGGTCGGATCGCTGGTTTCCTTGACCGTTTCCTCGAACTCGCGGCGCAATGCGAACAGCGCGGTCAGAAGTGGCTGACTTTTCGCGGGCGCCTGCCGAAGCGCGTAGTAAGTGCTCGATCCTGGGGGCGCCGCTTTCTGCTGGCAATATTCGTCGAAATTCACTGGATTGGCGTCGTGGGGAAAGGCAGGCGAAGAAGGCTGACACGGAAGGCCGTGCGTCGAGCCAAAAATTGTAGCATCGGCGATGGATTGAAGGACGCCGCAGATGCAGACAAGTGCGAATCAATCGGTTAGAATCTCGCGCTTACGCTTTCGGACGCAGGTTTTTGACGCGGCTGGAAGCAGGCAGGACATCGGGTGAACGCACTTCGGCTCACCCGGCTGCGAGGGTGGCGAAATTGGTAGACGCACCAGGTTTAGGTCCTGACGCCCGCAAGGGTGTAGGGGTTCGAGTCCCCTCCCTCGCACCATTATTTAAAGCGAAAAACCCCGTTAAGTCTTTGGACTGACGGGGTTTTTTGTTTTCGTCTATTTTTGCTTCGTACGCCGGGCCCATGGTCGCCCGGGGCCTGGTTCATGCGGCCGGCGCGTCGGGCTGGGCCGCAGACGCAGAGGGCGAACCCGGCAGTTCCGCTTGGGCTGCCCCTTCGAGAAAACGGCGGGTCGACTCGAAGGCCTGGAGCATCGGCTCCGGCCACGGCGTTTGCAGCATGACCGCCTGGTGGTTTTCAAATGCCGACGACAAAAGCTTCACCAGTTCGGGCGAGCGGAGGTGGCGCAGCAGCACGCTAACGGCAATCGCCGTCGCCTGGCTTGCGCCGGCGGTCTGGAGTTCCGAAGCGGTGAGCGCTGCAACCTGTTTGTTGATGTCCACAGAAGCTTCCTTGAATGAAAAGTGGAGAGTGAAGGCTCGGTGGCCAATCCCGAATTTTGACATGGTTGGCAACGCATCGCGATACGAGGCACTTTGCCTTGTCCGGCAAACATGGCATTGCGGTTCAGGCGGGTCAGTCGCGCGGATTCAAAAACGCATGTGCGCAATACTCCGGAATCTCCCAGTTTCGGTATTCTGGATAACCTGCAGGGCATACGCTGGGCACGATGATCCGGACGTTCAGGGTGATCGGCAGCACGCGGCTCTTATCCATTTTTGTTCGACTTGTCATAACCGGCTGGTATGACACGGATCGCGCCTTTTTTCGGCGCGGGATGTTTCCGCTCACTGGCGGCATCTCGTGCCGCTCAACAATGTGGTTCTGGAAACCTGGCAATGAAGCATGTTTTGAAATTCACCGGCTGGTGTTTTGCCATTGCGTCCGTGGGGCTTGCTCTGCCCGCGGTCGCGGCCGACAGCTTTGCGCAGCGCGATTTCGCGAAGCATTTCACGCTTCAACTCGATGACGCCGCCGCGTCGTCCTACAGCATGACGTTGCCGGCGATCGTCTACGCCGCCAGCCAGCGCAGCGATCTCGGCGACATCCGCATATTCAATAGCACCGGCGATACAGTGCCGTACTCGCTCGACGCGCCGCGCGCGGTCGCACGCACCCCGTCCAGAACGCGTTCGGTAGGGTGGTTCCCGCTTGCGCCGGCCCCGGCCGGCAGCAGCGGCATGCCGGCCGGAGTGGCGATCGCGGCGGACGGATCGTTGCGGGCGACCGCCGCTCCGCCGCCCCGCGCTCAACACGAACTGGACCTGATCGACCTCGGACGCGTATCGCGGACAACCCAGGTCGACGCGTTGGTTGTCCATCTGCGCGACGACAACTTCCAGGGGCGCGTCACCGTCGAAGTCAGCGACGATCTGCGTCACTGGCAGCCTGCCGGCGATGCGCAATTGCTCAAGGTCAACTACAACGGCAGCACGCTGAGCCAGGACCGTATCGAACTGAGTGGAGCGCACGCGCGATATCTGCGTCTTCACTGGCTCGACGGCGCACCGTATGTCGATTCGATGGACATGGAAATCCAGCCTGTCGGCGCCGGGTCCGCCCAGACCGCTGGCACACAGCGGGAGTGGAAAGAAGGAATCGTCGCCCACACGAGCCTGAAGCCGGGCGAGTACTTCTTCGCGACGGGCGGCTCGTATCCCGTCGACCGCCTGCGGCTGACTTTGCCGCAGCCTAATACGGTGGTGTCCGCCATCATTTATTCGCGAACCGGGCTGGACAAGCCGTGGCGCGAGGTGTCCAGCGCGACGCTGTTCCGTCTGCACAATGGGACGGTCGAGCAAAGCAATGCGCCGCTCGAACTGAAGACCGACACCGACCGTCAATGGCGCGTGGTCGTCGATACCCGTAATGGCGGCCTTGGCAGTGGGGCGCTGACTGTCGCGGCGGGCTGGCGTCCGGCGACGCTGACTTTTGTCGCACAAGGGAGTCCGCCTTATACGTTGGCGGTGGGGCGCGTGGAGGCGCTGCCAGCGGTTGTCAGTCGCAGCACTTTGCCTGTGAGCGCGTCGTCGGTACCAGGCGTTGCGCGACTGAATGACGAAACGTCTGTGGCGCATCCGGCGAGCGCGCAGTTGATCGCTAGCGCTCCGGACGCGTCGCGTGGTTATTTATTGTGGGCGGCATTGCTGCTGGCCGTTGGTTCACTTGGGGCGATCGGATGGCGGATTGCGCGTGGAGCGCACATTCGGGCGGCCGACGCGCAGGGAGGTCTGGCCAACGGCGCAGGAACAATGAGCGCGACGGCCAGCGATAGCGCCGCGACCGCCGCCGATGAAGCCGGTGATGTGAAGGGCTGATTCGTGTTTGCGGAACGGGAGTGCCGCCGTATTAGGGGTTACCTGGCGGCGCGAGCGCTGCGTGCGCGTCGGCACGTCGTGCGCGCGAAGTTGAACTTCGGCTCGTGCTACACAGTGCGGATTGAGTGGGCTGCGGGTGGCTGCGCGTGATGGCAACCAGGTGACTAATAACGGGCGATTGCCTCACAAAAGCAATGCTCGGCTGGTCCGCGAAAAGTGCTGAATACTAGCGCGAGGAGAGTCGTTGTCACTAGCGTGAGACACGATCCTCACTCCTGCCGCGCCGACATCGCCGCTATGATCCTGTCGAGCGCGTTCCCGAACGCGGCCCTTTCCTGTTCGTCGAGGCAATCGAACATATCGCCGTTCCATTTTCGCGCAATCGGCATGACCTTCCGATAAAGCGCCCGGCCTTCCGCTGTGAGCGAGACCAGCACCACCCGTCCGTCTTCCTCACTCTGCTGACGCTGAACCAGTCCTTGCTGGATCAGCGCTTCCGCCGCGCGGCTCGCCTGACTTTTGTCGAGATTAGCGTGTCTCGCCAACTCCATGATCGAGAACGGTCCGAACGATCCTACCGACGCAATCACCCGCGCCTCGGGCAAGGTCACGCCGAGTTTCCCTTGATAGCGCTCACTGATGCCACGCTCCGCAAGTTTGTTCAGCACGTGCAGACGGTAGGTGAGGAGCTGCTCAAGCCCAGCTTTAACGGAGTCCTTCATGGTCATCCCGTGATGAGTGGAGCGGTCGTGGCGCTGTGATTGTTGCCGCAACCGCCCTGCGGGTCAACGCGCGCCGGGGGCGGAGTCTGGTGTCGCCCCATACCTGAGGCGCGTCAGTTGTTCCGCCTCGTTGGCAAGCAGACGTGCCGCGTCGCGAATCGCGACATCGAGCGTAATCGGGCCCGGCGCGGGCGAAAAGCATCCGCTGAAATATTCGGAAAGACGCGGCAATGCGGCTGAATCCACTGCGCCGGAAAGTAACGTGGCCGGCACACCGGCTGCCTGCGCGTGACGGCAAGCGATGAACGGCGCCTTGCCGTGCAGCGTTTGCACGTCCGAGCGGCCTTCACCCGTGATCAGCCAGTTCGCGCCTTCGAGCGCCGCGTCGAGGCCGATCTGCCGGGCGACTGTTTCCGCGCCGGGTTCGAATTTCGCGCCGAGCATATGCAGCGCAAATCCGAGGCCGCCCGCCGCGCCCGCACCGGCCTCGTCGCGCGCCTTGCGCCCGAGTGCTGCTTCGAGCAGATCGGCAAAGCGGGCGAGGGCTGCGTCGATCGACGCGATCTGTTCCGGCTTGACTCCCTTTTGCGGACCAAATACCGCGGTTGCGCCGTGATCGCCGGTCAGCGGGTTATCCACGTCGGACATGCCGATAAATTGTGTGTCCGCGAGGCGGGCGTCCAGTTGGGAAACATCGAGACGCGCGACGCGCGCAAGCTGCTCAGGCGTGCCGTCGAGTTCGTTACCCTGCGCGTCGAACAGTTTCAGGCCGAGGCCGGCCAGTAAGCCGGCGCCGCCGTCATTAGTGCTGCTGCCGCCCAGCGCGACGAAAAACCGCCGCACGCCGGCGTCCAGCAGCGCGCGTATCGCTTCGCCCATGCCGCGAGTGCTGCGTGCTTCGACCGGCACGCCCATGCCCACCGCGTCCGTAATGCCAACGATTTCCGCTGTTTCGATAATCGCACTGCCGTCGGCGAGCAGCGCAGTCTGGGCTTCGCGCAATGGGCCGGCCGCGCCGCGCACGCTCAGCTTGCGTCGCTCGCCGCCGCTCGTGAGCATCGCGTCGAGCGTGCCTTCGCCGCCGTCGGCCATCGGGCAAATGCGCACGCTGGCATCGGGCCGCGCGCGCTGAATGCCAGACGCGATCGCCTGCGCGACCTGTTCCGCGCTGAGCGAGCCTTTGAAGGAGTCGGGAGCAATGACGACGACAGGCGAGGACGACGAATTCGGCATGGTGTCTCTGGATAGTTGGAATTGTTTCGCGGGATGCTGGGGCAGTCGGAACAGATCAGAAAGCGATGCAGCCCAAGCTCGTTCATTAGCTTATCAGCATGGGCGCGCGGACTGAATATGTCGAACGGCATAGCCGGAATCGTCCGCTGGAGCGTGCTAGCCGACAGGCGCTGTTCTGTGGCGGCGGTAAACGGGGATCTAGCGCAACGTGAAGGCGGACGGGGCTGGAGGCGCGGCCGTAATGGATATCGTCGCGAACGGTGGTTGCGATTGCTGTGGCTCCGGGTGCTGGGTCAACGTCGCCGCAGACAGGCGGAGACCAGGCGCAGGAGCGGCACTGGAATCAGGTGGAAACCGTGCCGAAACGGCCCGGAAAGCTACCGGAATCTCGAGAAAAACGTCCTCATTCATCGAATCCCGGTTGGGCGCGCAAATAGTTTGCTAAAATATTCGGCTCTTTGGACCCAACCGTGCTGCCGGCGGCCTGCAAGCCCGCGGCGCAGGCGCGCAATCGATGCAAAACGACGTTAGCGAATGTAAAGAACGTTTGCACGCGACATCGACAAGCGGCACGGAGAAGATAACTGATTCGCTCGAATAATTTTAGGACGATTGAAGCCATGGCTAACGTTGTTGAAAACCTCGGCAAGCTCGAACGCCGCGTCACGATTTCCCTGCCGAAGGATGCCGTGCAGAAGGAAGTGGATTCGCGTATCCGTCAACTCGCGAAGAACGTGCGTATGCCGGGTTTCCGGCCGGGCAAGGTGCCGCTCAAGATGGTGACGCAACAGTATTCGGGCCAGGTGGAAGCCGAAGTGCTGAGCGACAAGGTCGGCAAGGAATTTTTCGACATCAGCCGTACCGAAAACCTGCGCGTTGCAGGCCAGCCGAGCTTTGCGCCGAAGGCCGACGTCGCTGAAGGCGACTACGCATTCGACGCAACTTTCGAGGTGTACCCGGAAGTGAAGCTGGGCGATGTCGCTACGGCTGAAATCGAACGCACCACGACCACGATCAGCGAAGCGGAAATCGACCGCACGCTGGAAATCCTGCGCAAGCAACGCGTGCACTTCCACGCTCGTGGCGAAGCTGGCGATCATGGCGACGGCGGTGCCGATACGGCAGCCAAAGACGGCGATCGCGTGACGGTCGACTTCGTCGGCAAGATCGAAGGCGAAGTGTTCCAGGGCGGTAGCGCCGACGACTTCGCATTCGTGCTGGGCGAAGGCCGCATGCTGCCGGAATTCGAAAAGGCAGCGCTGGGCCTGAAGGTCGGCGAGGCTAAGGAATTCGACCTGGCGTTCCCTGAGGACTACCACGGCAAGGACGTCGCAGGTAAGACGGCGCAATTCACGATCACGATGAAGAAGATCGAGTGGCCGCACCTGCCGGAAATCGACGCTGACTTCGCGAAGTCGCTCGGTATCGAAGACGGCGATCTGACCAAGATGCGCGCCGAGATCAAAGACAATCTCGAACGCGAAGCAAAGCGCCGCACGCAAGCCATCGTCAAGAACCAGGTGATGGACGCGCTGCTGAAAATTTCCGAACTCGACGTGCCGAACGCACTGATCGAACAGGATCAGGAGCGCCTCGTCGGAATGGCGCGTCAGGATCTGGAGCAACGCGGCGTGCCCAACGCTAAAGATGCGCCGATCCCGGCTGCCATGTTCAAGGAACAGGCTGAGCGCCGCGTCAAGCTGGGCCTCGTGCTGGCTGAGCTGGTCAAGGCTAACGAACTGCAAGCCAAGCCGGAACAGATCCGTGCTGAAGTCGACGAGTTCGCAAAAAGCTACGAAGACCCGAAGGAAGTCGTCCGCTGGTATTATTCGAACCAGCAACGTCTTGCTGAAATGGAAGCGTACGTCGTTGAAGCCAA from the Paraburkholderia fungorum genome contains:
- a CDS encoding DUF3999 domain-containing protein, whose translation is MKHVLKFTGWCFAIASVGLALPAVAADSFAQRDFAKHFTLQLDDAAASSYSMTLPAIVYAASQRSDLGDIRIFNSTGDTVPYSLDAPRAVARTPSRTRSVGWFPLAPAPAGSSGMPAGVAIAADGSLRATAAPPPRAQHELDLIDLGRVSRTTQVDALVVHLRDDNFQGRVTVEVSDDLRHWQPAGDAQLLKVNYNGSTLSQDRIELSGAHARYLRLHWLDGAPYVDSMDMEIQPVGAGSAQTAGTQREWKEGIVAHTSLKPGEYFFATGGSYPVDRLRLTLPQPNTVVSAIIYSRTGLDKPWREVSSATLFRLHNGTVEQSNAPLELKTDTDRQWRVVVDTRNGGLGSGALTVAAGWRPATLTFVAQGSPPYTLAVGRVEALPAVVSRSTLPVSASSVPGVARLNDETSVAHPASAQLIASAPDASRGYLLWAALLLAVGSLGAIGWRIARGAHIRAADAQGGLANGAGTMSATASDSAATAADEAGDVKG
- a CDS encoding ATP-binding protein, translating into MRIDRRLLTLAFGGLFWRTFLLIALLIAVSLAAWFQSFRVIEREPRAQRVALQLVAIVKLTRTALLYSDPDLRRALLQDLESNEGVRVYPREANDKYKLQPDESLNRLIEHDIRGRLGDDTVIAQSVNDINGVWISFKIDDDDYWVALDRDQLDNATGLQWAGWGVFALALSLFGAAFITSLVNRPFARLAMAARKVGSGQSPELLPERGMGVAAETNRSFNQMVQDLEQLEADRALMLAGISHDLRTPLARLRLETEMSPSDQSTKDAMVDDIEQMDMIIGRFLDYARPVQRVPEPVDLSVIAGELAARMQSEDSMRLITRLAPSAVIEADETDMRRVVGNLLENARKYGLSDGDGIPHVILETRVSHSRVELSVVDEGPGIPEDQLALVTRPFYRVNSARTQANGTGLGMAIVQRLVGRYRGALRLRNRTPGPGLEVTIEFPLAKGT
- a CDS encoding DUF1800 domain-containing protein; translated protein: MKLRAHGNRGRWFVVSAMVSNVALGAALPRDSSVSAAQQGATSTAHVRHRPVARTAATSSATASEQTILDADDARFFLTRIGFEPDRTEAAQYVGLTRQQAVDKVFATARTEAVTPSPDWVFEPIPTREARQTWTVDQRRDEQSLRRQRYELLRAWWVREMLATPSPLTERMTLFWHNHFTSAQDKVPYPQQMAQQNMLLRRDALGNFADLLHEVAKDPAMLHYLDGASNRKGRPNENFAREVMELFTLGEGPYTQRDVSEAARAYTGWSLDPDTQAYVWRANQHDDGDKTVLGQTGRFDGDQVLDILLARPETATFVTTKLWREFVSETPDPARIAPIAEQFRASHYEIAVALRGLFLSDAFWDDSNRGVLVKSPAEFVVGTLRAFDVGYDSTGAFAAQMRVLGENLFAAPNVKGWPGGTTWINSSTLLARKQFVEQLFRATEAAPMRTGQPGRPANATFAASGAAAAMQTSPPMQRVMATAKSARGGVRFDVDTWLAPYNTAPAARPGLSAELQLQHAVLPFTPVDAIETDSTASAYLEALLMDPAYQLK
- a CDS encoding DUF1501 domain-containing protein encodes the protein MNRRSFLSTSAAAGATLWLPRAFGAQTALADGASANGYDNLLILVELKGGNDGLNTVIPFADPAYYELRRNIGIKRGQAIQLDERTALHPSLLPLMPLWQSGQLAIVQGVSYAQPNLSHFRSIEIWDTASRSDQYLREGWLTRTFAQAPVPTGFAADGVVIGSAEMGPFANGARAIALVNPTQFIKSSRLATPVSLHERNPELAHILDVENDIVKAADRLRPTQNNVQLKTVFPGGAFGNSIKTAMQVLAAGDTPQAQPRSGQGVAVIRLTLNGFDTHQNQPGQQAALLKQFADGFAAMKSALVELGRWNETLVMTYAEFGRRPRENQSQGTDHGTVAPQFVMGGRVRGGLHGVAPVLARLDGNGNLPVGVDFRQLYATVLGPWWGLDASEILQQRFEPLPLLRV
- the ompR gene encoding osmolarity response regulator transcription factor OmpR; amino-acid sequence: MPTMETKNPSKILVVDDDPRLRDLLRRYLGEQGFNVYVAENAPSMNKLWVRERFDLLVLDLMLPGEDGLSICRRLRGSNDRTPIIMLTAKGEDVDRIVGLEMGADDYLPKPFNPRELVARIHAVLRRQSPSELPGAPSETTEVFEFGEFALNLATRTLTKAGQEIPLTTGEFSVLKVFARHPRQPLSREKLMELARGREYEVFDRSLDVQISRLRKLIEPDPGSPRFIQTVWGLGYVFIPDGAA
- a CDS encoding squalene/phytoene synthase family protein; amino-acid sequence: MNFDEYCQQKAAPPGSSTYYALRQAPAKSQPLLTALFALRREFEETVKETSDPTIGRTKLAWWQNEIAALASGSPSHPVAKALEAYLPDAKAEYPELQALLSGFEMDLDQARYLDYPNLKRYVASVGGTFAALVARVTAKDAEHSSDWAAPLGDALLLAQCVAETGNDARHGRIYIPIDEMQRYNVTAADLINRKYSDAFTELMRFETTRARTALHTALDAIPRGERRSQRTLLALAALALALLDEIERDGYKVLHQRIALTPIRKLWIAWRAK
- a CDS encoding MarR family winged helix-turn-helix transcriptional regulator; translated protein: MKDSVKAGLEQLLTYRLHVLNKLAERGISERYQGKLGVTLPEARVIASVGSFGPFSIMELARHANLDKSQASRAAEALIQQGLVQRQQSEEDGRVVLVSLTAEGRALYRKVMPIARKWNGDMFDCLDEQERAAFGNALDRIIAAMSARQE